The Dasypus novemcinctus isolate mDasNov1 chromosome 2, mDasNov1.1.hap2, whole genome shotgun sequence genome contains the following window.
AGGCACTCGGTGGCTGTACCCCACAGCTGGGTTGGATTCCCCACGCCTGCCTCCCAGAGGGAAGAGGGTTTCTGGGGGCGGCTGGAGCGGGAGCGAGTCCTCCCTGCAGCTGCATCCAGGGCAAATGCGGGAAAGAGGGGGAAAGGAGGGGCTGGGACCAAGGATGAAAGCAAGGACCAAGAGAAAAGAGCACGCGGGGGAGCACTGGGGACGCAGTAGGGAAATGGTGGGGAGCAGAGGGGGGCATagtggggaggaggtgggaggggagCAGGCAGGACAGTGGGTGAACATTAGGGGAGTGGTGGGGAGCagtggggggcaggtgggggagcAATGGGAAGCAGTGGACAGCAGGCAGGTGACAGGTGGAGAGGAGATGGGGGAGCATGGGGAGCagatggggggaggtgggggagcagTGAGGAGGAAAGGGGAGTGGGCAGCAGCACTGCCACAGGAGATGGGGGTCCTGAGAACACCTGACAGCCTCGCCGCAGGCCCAAGGACTTCTCACCGGAATTCTGCAGGGGAACCCTTTCTGTTCCTGaaccccccacctcctcccacagCCCCACCTCTGCCTCCTACCACCccaacagcccccccccccccccagcacagCGTGTCGAGCCCCTGCTTCCCCTGTACTTTAAATCCCAAGATACCTGATCTGACCACTGCTCCCTCCTGGCCCATGCTGGACCTCCCTCGGCCCTCCCGCAAGAGGGTCGCCCAGTGTTCTATGTCAAGTTCAGAGTCCCAAAGCCAGCAGCCGGCAGCCTCTTCCTGATCCCTGACACATCTACACAGCTCCGGAGGCTTGGCCAAGGccccccttccaggcagcccCCCCGGAGCTGTGCAGGTGGCACCGCAGGCTCCACCTGGGGCACCCCTGGTGCCCGCCCCGCACATGTCATGGGATCACACACTCGCCTATGTGACACAGAGCCACGCAAGGGGACCTCGCATCTCCCCAGGGCCAGAGAGAGTGCACTGTAACCACATCCAACCAAACAAGCACCTGAAGGGGAAACAGCAGTACGCACGACACACCTGGGCCGGGGCTGGGGTCTTTCAGCCAACCGAGTGGTCTCCCCTCCTCGTGCCCGTGTGGTGTAACACAAGGGGCCCAGGGGTTACGGAACTTGCTGGCAGGGTCACCCCCTTCGCCATCCACCTCATCTACCCGTGAGGCCAGAGCCAAGAGAACCAAGGGTCCTTGTTTGGGGGGGAGGTTGGGGGCATGGCCAAGGTAAGCCCAAACCTCAGCAATGCCTGGGGAGAGGGCTGCACGGACGCATCCTCTGCTGGCACCTCGGAGGGCTCTGCAGGGGAAGAATGGAAAGACAGGGGACACCCGGGGTACGCGTTGGGCCGAGAGCCGGGAACATGGGCAGAAACCAGCCTGCGAGGCCCAGAGGCTGCGGGCAGCTCAGGCTTGATGCTCAGGTTTGATGCTCGTGGCAGGCAGGTTGGACCCCCAGGAGGGAGGGTGCAGGTGTAAGTGGGATGGGGAAGGTGCTGACGGCGGGGAGTCGCGCAGGCAGACCTGTCCGGGCAGGCGGGGGTGAGAACAGAGGCGACAGAAGGGTGGGACAGCGACAGCAAGAGGGGACTCTGGAGGTGAAGCTGCAGCCCTTCCAGAagcttcctccccttccctgcccacatgATACAAGGGCCTCGCTGTCAGGGGAGGCAGGTGCAAGGACCTTACCAAAGGCCTAGAATCTGGGATCTCCAATAGCAGGCCCAGCCACTGCCAAACGGGGGCTCCCGGACGGGGAGTCCCGGGGGTTGTTACTCCTGCAAAGCCCCCACATgccccatccctctcctccccaAGGCTGCACAGACAAACACAACGCTACCCCTCTTGGCTGACGGCTAGCCTGCACAGGAACCCTGACCCCACCTGCCCCAGGCTAGGACGAGAAAGAGTGAAGACACACTGACAAATGAAGTATTCAATCTCATGACCAATAAACGCCATCAGTTCAAGCCCACAGAGGAGAATGAGATTTTCTTTTGTCAGCATGTAGGTATCTGGTGGCGGAACTGCGGGGAGACCTGTCCGGGCCCCCGTGTCATTTTGCAGGTGAGCGGTGGGCCTATGGGGACGGAGGCCAGGCTGGGGGACACGGCAGCATGCGCTGCAGGTCTCCCCGACGCAGCTCAGCCCTGCGTGGGGAGGCGCAGAGCTCTGGGGCTAGCGCGTCTCCCACCTTCTCGCTCCGTCCCAGCAGGCTACCTGGTCTGTGGGCACCTGGCATAACCTTGGAGCCTGTCTCCCGCCTTGGGGACACGAGGATGCTGAGAGCGGGGGCTGTGGGGCCATCACCACATCCCCGGGTTTGCTGGCCGCAGCAGGGATGGGTCCGTGTTAATTCAGCAAAGAGCGTGTCGGAGATAAGAGAATGGGGGGGGTAAGACTGAATTATGCACCCACAGAGGGCACCCTCTTCATCCTAGTTGTCATTCCCCTGGATGTGGCTTTGAACCCTTTCTATGGGGCCCTTTGAAGACGTGTTATCGGTTCAGCTGTGGACTCATTTGTGCACAGATCTTCTATGCTCCTACTCGCGTGTGGCCAAACCTAACTGGACACCAGGAGAGCAAGCTACCGGAGAGGGGTCAAGGCACCCCAAGACCGGGGCAAGCCAGCACGCGCACGCCACGGCCTCTGGGGAACAAGCAGAGCCTGAGGACGCCTTGATTCTGCACTTGCAGCTTCAGACCCCGTGAGCACCCAGCGCCGACTGGGAAAGCCGAGCAGCGCACGGGCCCGTCAGAGCAGCCTGGCAAGCGAGGGCCGGGGTGAGGCCCCGCGGGGCCCCCCCGCAGCAGCCCCCGCTCACCTGCAGCATCCCGAGTGCTGGCAGCTGGCAGCGCCCCTCCAGCTCGGCGATGAGCGCCCCGAGCGCGGCGCTCTGCTGCACCAGGCGAGCGGCATTCTCCCGCAGCCGGGGGAGCAcctccagctcctcctcctccagcttcTGCAGCAGCTGCTGCTCCTCCTCCACCAGGAAGCGGCGCAGCCGCTCAAACTCCGTCAGGACGTTCTGCCGTTGGCTCTCCACCATCTTCTGTGGGACGGGTAGGAGGACAGCTGGGACCCCCAAGCCCCACTCCCTGGTCTCTTCCCCGAGGCAGCTGTGTGGGGCCGACGCCCACCGCAAGCACAGCCACCTGTGCCATGCACACACCTCCCTCATCACACCgacaccacacacacatgcaccacACGTCCACAACCAGCCCTCTGTCCCAAAGTCACACAGGTACCACGCACACCACGCCTCTCTCATCACACACCCCTCCCTCGTCACACACGCCATCACACACCCACTGCACACACAGTTAAGACACCACACACATGCAACACCTCCCTCGAGACCCAAAACTACCCAGCTCCTGAACCCAGGCTGTGGGAGTTCAGAGGCAAGTGTAGCACTTGACTCCATTCTACTTGGTTCCTGAGTTTGGGACAGCGCACAGAAAAAGTCATGGAGCAAGGGACCCCAGCCCCATAGAGAAATACTTCTCCCTCGCAGTGAGTTTGGACACCGCCGAACACTACGGTATCTGAACCTAAGTAGTCTCCAAGCTTGGGTTAGAAACAGCATTCAGCCAGAGGGGATGCCATCTTACATAAAAATGCTCATCTCGGTGGTCCCCAAGGTTGAGAATCTCAACAGAGGGGGTCCAGAGAGCCAGGAACACCCATGTGCTGGGAGGGGGCCACTGCCCGCTGCCCCCCACCGTCCTCCCCATTTCCAGGACCCTGGGCACGCTCCACCACTTACCTGCCACAGGGCACATGTCTCCTCTGCCTGGGCCTGAAACAGCAGTGCGTCCTCCATTTGCTTCCGCAGGTGCTCCAGGGAGAGCTCCAGCTTCCCCTGCGGGACGTGAGGCACAACACTAAGGTACCAGCGTCaagaccccaccccaccccggcttCCAGAGCCTGGAGCTGCTCTGACGCCGCAGGCCACACCCATCCCTTACAAGGGCCATCACCACCCTCCAGGCTGGACAGCTGCCCTCTTGAAACTCATAGGCAACCAAGGCCACGCACGCAGAGCTGACCAGGACACTTCTGAACTGAGTGGCTCAAGCTCCTATAGGTGTTGCCAAAGAGAAAGCTGTTCAAGCCTGCCCACTCACAGCTAAATCCTAGGATCTGCAAGCAGCAACGACATCCATGGAGACCATGGCAAGTTAAAATGCGCCGAAGAACGAGGACGTGAGGACGCCTTCTAAGTAGCCCAGGTCCCATCTCAACACCTGTCACCCGCCAGCATCACCTTCTCACCCCAGAAGCTGagacccctcaccccacccctttttccagttaaaaaatgAGTCACTGTCTAGTGCTTTTCCCTTTCAAACAGTTCTCCTGGCGCCGTCTTTCAGTTCTCAAGCACCTCTAAATGGTCGCCGCAGTGGACCCCCGTCCCCCAACCGGCAGCCCGGGCGCCACCCATACCTGCTTCCCTGCAGCTGACCCCACAGGCAGCCCCCACAGCTGCCCCACACCCCAGGCTGGCTAAAAAGCCCTGAGTTAACCCGTCCCCTCTCGGTCCAGACTCTCCAGCAGAcgtccccctctcctcccacctgcGGCTGGTTCACCCAGGCCCAGCCTAAGCCCGACTTCCCATCAGCGTCATCTGGCTGCAGATGGCCATCCTCTCCCCAAACTCCTCAGCACCTGGATTCCTAACCCCTAGGTGACGGTTCAGCTTAATCACATGCCGTAAGGGGTGCATATTTGCATTCTGTTGCCTTGGccctgagtttttcttttttttttaatttattcaaactttatttcaaattcaaaaaataaaacagaaggcagctcaacaagttatggaagctttactcctaaaaagttctgtccaggcatgtttatctcatctaatcccaacaacaaactcagttgttctccaatgttcagaaagatacacaaatgaacaaAGATTAAATGTCATAatcagggaagtggttgtggctcaactgataaagcgtccgcctaccatacggaggatccagggttcaatccccagggcctcctggcccacgtgctgagctggcccaagtgcagtgctgctgtgtgcaaggagtgccgtgccacacaggggtgtcccctgcataggggagcctgatgcacaaggagtgcgccctgcaaggaaagctgcgCTGTGCAaaaagagcacagcctgcccaggagtggcgccacacacagagggctaacgcagcaagaggacacaaaaaaaagagacacagattcccagtgccacatgacaagaatgcatgcagacgaagaacgcacagtgaatggacacagagagcagacaacggaggggagggaagagaataaatctttaaaaaataaaaataaacatcataGTCAAGATCTCATcactaatgaagaaaataaagagagtacttaatcatattcatatcttacAAAACTAAGCCccatgggtttttatttttttatctttagcgtaatatagtaccttctttgcttttgctacaaaaatattacaatattggagagcagatgtagctcaagtggttgagcatctgcttcccaggttcaatccctggtacactctaaatataaaatttaaaaaaactctcATTGTAGaagagatgtagctcagtggttgagcacctgcttcccatttcgaggtcctgggttcgatctctggtacctccttgaaacaaaaattataatattgtCAACTacagtctataaattacattagtttacttttcccatatatcaccagaTTCTTAACAACACGTCAAAAAAAACCAGagtttctattcctatctcttcTTGGCCGTGAGTAGGCTCACAGCATTTGCACAAGGAAACAATGAGTGCCATAAAAAGGAGTGTCtgaattttcactttcttcaaCCTGACGCAATACACCTATCAGCTGTGGAAATCACAGCAGGCCCAGGTTTCAGGAAGGTCTGTGGGCCGTTGTGAAAACAGAGTGACAGCCACAGAGCTCACGGGAATGGACCGGGCGCTCCCCCACACACCCAGCACGGTGCACGCTGGCCAGCTTGTGCTCCTCCAGCCGCCCTGCAGGCCAACGCCTGATCCCGTCGTGTTCCAGAAGGACCCAGGCGCGAGCGGTTCTGGAGCTCTGCCCGGGTCACACGGCAGGCCAGCAGGTGGTAGGGTGGGAACCCAGGCCACCCGGCTGCGGCTGCGCAAGGTGCACTCTCCGCACACACCACAGCCACCTCGTGACAGAGGCCTGTGGTCAGGCGCCTCCCAGCTGCCGAGGGGTTTTCTAATTCCACTTGAGAAATgcctgtggccactgccttgGCTCGGGCTCCCCTCAGCTCCCCCGAGGGCCCCGGCTGGCCTTCCTGCCTCCAGGCCGTCTCCCCCACCTGACCACACGCCCCTCAGCGAAGCGTCCCCCAAGTTCTCCCTCCACACCTCCATCTCCCCGCAGCATTTTCCAAACCACAGGCACGACCTCTTGGGGAAGCAGCCGCCCCTCTGAAGGTCACACGATGACCTTTTTAAGAAAGGGAATCGAGCAGGCCCCATCGAGCATTTCCAGTTAGCAAAGCCCCAGTGCTTCGGTTATCTGCCCACTACCTTGTGAACCCAGGCCGCCCGGATCAAAAGGAAAACTTCAGACTCTGATGCGATCAGAAAGCTTAAAAGCCAAGGCTCATCATCACCCTCTCGTCCCCACGTAAACCCTGCCTAATTTTCAGGTTCCGGAATATTCTCTCCAAGCTTCCTGCAGCACAGCTCCCGAGAGAACTGGCGGCTTTCGTCCGGGGTTCTCCCAGCGTGCTGCTCCCCTTGTCTCTCCCACGCTGGGGAGGGGTGCTGGAAGTTTCTGCACTCCCCTGGGGGGTGGAGGAGTGCCGCATCCCGGCCTGACTCGTCTGTGCTCCCGGCTCAGTCGGGCACAGCCCCAGGGGGAGCCCGCCCCGGGAGGGGGTCGGGCACAGCCCCAGGGGGAGCCCGCCCCGGGAGGGGGTCGGGCACAGCCCCAGGGGGAGCCCGCCCCGGGAGGGGGTCGGGCACAGCCCCAGGGGGGGGCCCGCCCCGGGAGGGGGTCGGGCACAGCCCCAGGGGGGGCCCGCCCCGGGAGGGGGTCGGGCACGGCCAGGGATTCCTCAGCCAGCGCTCCGCCCAGTAGACGCCAAGTCCCCTAGGTGCGGCTGTCCCTTCTGGACCTCCCAGCCTCCCCAGTTCCTAGTCAGCGTGGGCCGAGCTCCAGCCCAGTGTTTCCCAAGCTGCAAGCCACAGCCCCTTCATGACAGATAAAAGGAATCTGGTGGGTCATCCCCCAGTCGTGTAGGATGCTGTGCGTGTTTGTTAAgctcacaactttcactatatacttactgtACATATGTTCATGGATGAGTGCTATAGttcaataaaactattttttacatttaaaaaaaggcaaacacaGAGAAAGATGTGGTGCCATTTCAAGAGGCTTTTTGCTTCTAACAGGCCTGCAGTCACCCTTGAGGGGACCTCTGGAGACTGGTACTTTTCTGCATCCTGTCTGGGTGGGCGCTTGGTGACGACACTGACACTTAGAAAGCGTAGGCTTTCCTGTAGGCGTGTCATACcacatacagaagaaaaaaaacataaacaggATGGGCAGCCTGATGTGCCCACTTTCATGGGCCTTAAAAACCACCTCCACGGCTAAATACcaaaactggggggtggggaagagaaaccGATTTACCTTCTAACTTGCATCAGCTCTCAGCTGAATCCTGATTTCAACACTAAACTTCTGGGTGCACCTCTTAATATGCACACATAACTGGCCACGATGCAAAACTCAAGCAGCAATTTTTAAAGTTCCAGAAACAGGGCAATCCCACAATTGCACTGTGACACAGCCAGCCCAGGTTAGGTCAGCCGTTCTGCCCTGATTCTGAATACGTTTTTGTTTGGATTTTAAGGAAAGGTATTACTGGAACAGAAAGACAAGAGCAACTTAGCGTCAGCTCTAATGTGGATGTGTGCGCCGGCAGTGCCTGATGGCAGAGGCAGCCCCAGGTACTTCCCCAGAAGCCCGGGCTGGAAAGCCCAAGGTGTCCGCTGGGTCTCAGCAGGCACACCTGCCTGCACCAGGGGGGCAAAGGGCTCATTCCCACCGTCGTTTACCGCCTGGGGCTTGGCAGCAGCTTCCCCGCCCGTCCACTCCCTCCCCCGCAGACTCGCTCCGACAGCAGGGTGGAGCCTTTAACTGTAAGTCAGCCCGGTCCCGGCCCCGCTAGCCAACCTCCAACGACTCAGAAAGCTGCCAGGCGCCTCCAGCGTGCTCTTCCCACTCTATTCCTGGCACCTGCCCTCCTCCGGTCGCGAACGATCAGGGCTCCTTCCCCGGCCTGCTGTCACACCTGCCTGAGACCCTGCGGCCCCAGGCCGCCTGCGCTCGCACGGTCTCGGTGCGGCCCTCCCGAAGCCGGCGCGCGCGGTGCCCCCCCGACACCCGGATCGAGCCTGAGACCCCGGCCCGACCCGTGGGCCCCGCGGGGGCTTCGAGGCCCACCTTGAGGTCGTCGGCCGCGTCCTGCAGCGGGAGCACACGGTGCGCCCAGTGCTCCCGGGAGCGTTCGCACGTCGCGCACAGCAGCCGCAGCTCGTCGCCGCAGAAGGAGGCCAGGGGCTCGCGGTGCGCGGCGCACACGCCCTGCGGGACGGGGGACGGCGGGTGCAGGCGCCGCGCCATCTCAGCCATCTTGGCGAGCGGGCGGTTGGGGCGCAGATTCCTCTGCGGGGAGAGCTCGCGGCACTCGGGACACGCGTAGGGCCCCTCGGGCTGGCCCCAGCAGCGGCTGATGCACTCGCGGCAGAAGTTGTGGCCGCAGTCGGTCATCACCGGGTCGGTGAAGTAGTCGAGGCAGATGGCGCAGGTGGCCTCCTCCTGGAGGTTGGTCGACAGGTCGGGGGCGGCCATGGCGCGCGTGGaggcgcggggcgcgggcccTCTCCGCGGGACCGGGCGCCGCGCGCGGCCGCCGGCAGCTTTGGGGAGCGCGAGGGCGCGCAGACGCGGGCCCCGGGGACGCGGGGCTCCGGGAGGCGGAGTGCGGGGCCCGGGACGCTGCGCTCCGAGACGCCGGCAGGAAGCCGAGCCCGCGGCGGAAGCAGGAAGcggcggctttttttttttttttttttggaacaaCCCGCTTTTGCCTCGGATTGGCCTGGGCCTGTCACGCGGCTCGCGGGccggacagagttggagggggtACCCGGTGACCTGGGTGTCACCCGCTGTCGCCCGCCCCCGCTGGTGACCCAGGTCGCTCTCAGGTCGGGGCGGAGCGCGCGGCTCGGGCCTCCTTCCTCTGTTCCGCGGAGGGAAGGGCGTGCGGGGGCGTTAGTTGCCTGGGTCCCCGAGGGCCCGGGGGAGACCCTCGCCCCCCAACCCTGCACCCACTCCAGGCAGCATCCCCCTCCGCGAGCGAGGCAGCCAGCTCCGCGAGCCCGCTGGGCGGCGCGTCCACGCGGGGGTCCCACCCAGGGCCGTGCGGGACCGGGGCCCTCGGACCGGGACCTCCCGGCACAGCCTGTTCTCCACCCGCCTCCAGGGGCCCATCATCTCCGTCAGGACCGCTCTGTAGGCGCGGCATTGTTCCAGAAACCTCCACTGCGGCAGAAACGGGGTAATAGGTCGACtctcaaatttcggggagctcCTGTCAGGGGCCTGAAACTGCGAGCGTTGCGGGAGGGAGCGAGTTTAGCAACGGAAAAGGAAATCCCCCAAACATCCTAACCTACTCTGAGTTCTGCCCGTCTGAGCGCCCCCTCTCCGACACCCGACTTTCCTGAGCATTGGTAGCTTCCGGAGCGTGGGGAACGGGGGTTTAGCTGTGGGGCCTGAAAGGGCTCAGTTTTCCGTTTGCTTCTAAAGAAGGGCTCTGTAGTTGGAGGGGGTGTCAGAAAATGATTGACAGAAAATGGAGACACTGGCAGCAAGGGAGCTTTCCTCTAAACCATACCTAAAACAGAGCTAGGGACCGAGTTAAATGAATTAGATACTTTCTAAAGGGGGGAGGCGTGGCTAAATAAACTAGCCTGATAGGTTTCAATATCAGGTGATTACGTAGAGATAGATATAATCGGTCAGAAGATAAAATGGATGGGCCTTGggatgcagacttggcccaatggatagggcgtccatctaccacatgggaggtgggttgttcaaaccccagggcctccttgacccatgtggagctggcccatgcgcagtgctgatgcgcgcaaggagtgccgtgctacgcaggggagccccgtgcgcaaggagtgaaccccataaggagaggtgcccagcgggaaagaaagcacagcctgcccaggaatggcaccgcccacatggagagctgacgcaacaagatgatgcaacaaaaagaaacacagattcccagtgctgctgctaaggatgggagcggtcacagaagaacactcagagaatggatgcagagagcagacaacttgggggttggggaaggggagagaaataaataaaaaataaatctttaaaaaaaaaatggatgggCTTCTTTCCTAGGTTTTCTCAGCTAAGCAAGCATCTGTAAATGTCATCGGTTCACACTGATCTGCTTTAATCATGACTATACCCTggcttcctaaaaaacaaaaacaacacccTGAACAGCTGGTGGCTCTGCTCTGGATCCCTGAAAAACCTCGCAGGGTGGACCTGATGGCTGAGCAGAAGGATCTTGCCTTACAGAGAAACGTGGGCCGTTTCATCTTCTCTCCCGACTGCATTTTTATCCCTTCACCCACACGGTTACTGTAGAAATGACCATCTGGCCTGATTTCGGAGCGCCGAGGCAGAAAAAGGGCTGGAGAGGCCCTGAGAAGGCCGCCTGGGAGTATGTGTGCAGGTGAGATCCGTCACTGACGCTGTAGAAGGAAACATCCCCCGCCTCGTAGTCCAGGAAGATCCCCACGTGGCTGGGAGGCTCCGTCAGCGTGAAAGGCGGGGAGGCTGCGACGGAGGGCAGATACTTCTTTCCCTTGGACAGCTGCACGACCCAGAATCCGTTCTCAGGAGACTTGGGGACCCTGTCCCTCCGACTCACGTTGTCTCGGCACACGCCCAGAGCCCACAGCGCATCGCCCGTGAGGTTCATGCCCACCTCCCAGTAGTGTCTCCCCGAGGAGAAGGTCTTCTGGCCCACCACGCAGGGGTAGGCGAGGAACCTGTCCTGGGTGCGGAGCGAGCCCTCCAGCGccggggagctgaggtagcaccgCTGGCGGCTCTCGTACAGGAGGAGGTGGGGGTACGCCGTCTCAGCGTCGGGCACCACGTCCTCTGCAGTCAGGCACAGGCCGGGAGAGGTGGGGGCAGCGCGGGGTTGAGTGTGCACCCCCAGGGTGGGGAGGGTCTGCTTTTCTGGGGGCCCTGGGGAGACCCCTAGCAGGTGGCCGGATTTTCCTCGAGGGGCAGGAAGACATGGCTGGGACATCTATCCTATGACTCCCTGACTCCCCAAGGCTcccttctgccagctccagccAACAGC
Protein-coding sequences here:
- the LOC101431907 gene encoding E3 ubiquitin-protein ligase TRIM11, with amino-acid sequence MAAPDLSTNLQEEATCAICLDYFTDPVMTDCGHNFCRECISRCWGQPEGPYACPECRELSPQRNLRPNRPLAKMAEMARRLHPPSPVPQGVCAAHREPLASFCGDELRLLCATCERSREHWAHRVLPLQDAADDLKGKLELSLEHLRKQMEDALLFQAQAEETCALWQKMVESQRQNVLTEFERLRRFLVEEEQQLLQKLEEEELEVLPRLRENAARLVQQSAALGALIAELEGRCQLPALGMLQDVRDALRRIQDVKLQPPEVVPMELRTLCRVPGLVETLRRFRGDVTLDPDTANPELVLSEDRRSVRRGDLRQALPDTPERFDPGPCVLGHARLSSGRHYWEVEVGERANWALGVCRENVNRKETGELSAGNGFWILVFLGSYYNSPERAFVPLREPPRRVGIFLDYEAGHLSFYSATDGSLLFIFPETSFSGTLRPLFSPLSSSPTPMTICRVKGGPGDVQAP